Proteins from a single region of Streptomyces sp. TN58:
- the prcA gene encoding proteasome subunit alpha has translation MSTPFYVSPQQAMADRAEYARKGIARGRSLVVLQYADGIVFVGENPSRALHKFSEIYDRIGFAAAGKYNEYENLRIGGVRYADLRGYTYDRDDVTARGLANVYAQTLGTIFSSAGEKPYEVELVVAEVGATAAGDQIYRLPHDGSIVDEHGSVAVGGNAEQISSYLDQRHQDGMTLSEALKLAVAALSSQANGADKAIPAERLEVAVLDRTRSQQRKFKRIRGRQLARLLEADVPAAAQADAVSNDEAPEDDAE, from the coding sequence GTGTCGACTCCGTTCTATGTGTCACCCCAGCAGGCCATGGCCGACCGGGCGGAATACGCCCGGAAGGGCATCGCCCGCGGTCGCAGCCTTGTCGTGCTGCAGTATGCCGACGGCATCGTGTTCGTCGGTGAGAACCCGTCCCGTGCGCTCCACAAGTTCAGTGAGATCTACGACCGGATCGGCTTCGCGGCCGCCGGCAAGTACAACGAGTACGAGAACCTGCGGATCGGCGGTGTGCGGTACGCGGATCTGCGCGGATACACCTACGACCGTGACGATGTGACGGCGCGTGGGCTGGCCAACGTGTATGCGCAGACGCTCGGCACCATCTTCTCCTCGGCCGGTGAGAAGCCGTACGAGGTGGAGCTGGTGGTGGCGGAGGTCGGTGCGACGGCCGCCGGTGACCAGATCTACCGGTTGCCGCACGACGGTTCGATCGTGGACGAGCACGGTTCGGTCGCGGTCGGTGGGAACGCCGAGCAGATCAGTTCGTATCTGGATCAGCGGCACCAGGACGGGATGACGCTGTCCGAGGCGTTGAAGCTGGCGGTGGCGGCGTTGTCGAGCCAGGCCAACGGTGCCGACAAGGCGATTCCGGCGGAGCGGCTGGAGGTGGCGGTGCTGGACCGGACGCGGTCGCAGCAGCGCAAGTTCAAGCGGATCCGGGGTCGGCAGCTGGCGCGGCTGCTGGAGGCGGATGTGCCGGCCGCGGCGCAGGCGGACGCGGTGTCGAACGACGAGGCGCCGGAGGACGACGCCGAGTAG
- the prcB gene encoding proteasome subunit beta has translation MEANNRGTGRLPAAFLTPGSSSFMDFLGAHSPEMLPGNRKLPEGVVEAPHGTTIVAVTFPGGVVLAGDRRATMGNMIAQRDIEKVFPADEYSAVGIAGTAGLAVEMVKLFQLELEHFEKVEGATLSLEGKANRLSTMIRSNLGMAMQGLAVVPLFAGYDEGKEKGRIFSYDVTGGRSEEHGYAATGSGSIFARGSMKKLYRPDLTEEQATTLVVQALYDAADDDSATGGPDLYRHIYPIVTVITDEGFRRLSEDESQALARSVTDRRLEQPDGPRAALL, from the coding sequence GTGGAAGCCAACAATCGTGGCACAGGGCGTCTACCGGCAGCCTTCCTGACGCCGGGGTCGTCGTCCTTCATGGACTTCCTGGGCGCGCACTCGCCCGAGATGCTGCCCGGCAACCGCAAGCTGCCGGAGGGTGTCGTCGAGGCGCCGCACGGGACGACCATCGTGGCCGTCACCTTCCCCGGCGGGGTGGTGCTCGCCGGTGACCGGCGGGCGACCATGGGGAACATGATCGCGCAGCGGGACATCGAGAAGGTGTTCCCGGCGGACGAGTACTCCGCCGTCGGCATCGCCGGTACGGCCGGCCTGGCCGTGGAGATGGTCAAGCTGTTCCAGCTGGAGCTGGAGCACTTCGAGAAGGTGGAGGGGGCGACCCTCTCGCTGGAGGGCAAGGCGAACCGGCTCTCCACCATGATCCGGAGCAACCTCGGCATGGCGATGCAGGGCCTGGCCGTGGTGCCGCTCTTCGCCGGGTACGACGAGGGCAAGGAGAAGGGCCGGATCTTCTCCTACGACGTCACCGGTGGCCGCTCCGAGGAGCACGGCTACGCGGCGACCGGTTCCGGTTCGATCTTCGCGCGGGGCTCCATGAAGAAGCTCTACCGGCCGGACCTGACCGAGGAGCAGGCCACCACGCTGGTGGTGCAGGCGCTGTACGACGCCGCCGACGACGACTCGGCGACCGGCGGGCCGGACCTGTACCGCCACATCTACCCGATCGTCACCGTCATCACCGACGAGGGCTTCCGCAGGCTGAGCGAGGACGAGTCGCAGGCGCTCGCCCGCTCCGTCACCGATCGTCGTCTGGAGCAGCCCGACGGCCCGCGCGCCGCCCTGCTCTGA
- a CDS encoding endonuclease VII domain-containing protein, whose product MRDGFQAYCRECQAEHYKARQEAAGRTVRVKIPVPSGHKRCPDCGEIKPHSEWELNRTSSDGWASYCKECRAQRNRASYFKRKYGITEAERDQMIAAQGGACVICQLGPAEHVDHDHQTGKVRGVLCFSCNAALGQFKDRPDVMRRAAAYVEGHAWKPTIVAQGVYRQPS is encoded by the coding sequence ATGAGGGACGGCTTCCAGGCGTATTGCCGAGAGTGCCAGGCTGAGCACTACAAGGCGCGTCAGGAAGCCGCAGGGCGGACGGTGCGGGTCAAGATTCCCGTGCCGTCCGGCCACAAGAGGTGCCCCGACTGCGGAGAGATCAAACCGCATTCCGAGTGGGAGCTGAACCGGACGAGCTCCGACGGTTGGGCCAGCTACTGCAAAGAGTGCCGGGCGCAGCGGAATCGGGCGAGCTACTTCAAGCGCAAGTACGGCATCACCGAAGCCGAACGCGACCAGATGATCGCTGCTCAGGGTGGTGCCTGCGTGATCTGCCAGTTAGGTCCGGCAGAGCATGTGGATCACGATCATCAGACGGGTAAGGTCCGAGGCGTACTGTGCTTCAGCTGTAACGCAGCCCTGGGGCAGTTCAAGGATCGGCCGGACGTCATGAGGCGTGCAGCCGCTTACGTGGAGGGACACGCGTGGAAGCCAACAATCGTGGCACAGGGCGTCTACCGGCAGCCTTCCTGA
- a CDS encoding ubiquitin-like protein Pup — MATKDTGGGQQKATRSTEEVEEAAVEESTDLKERQEKLSDDVDSVLDEIDDVLEENAEDFVRSFVQKGGQ, encoded by the coding sequence ATGGCGACCAAGGACACCGGCGGCGGACAGCAGAAGGCGACGCGCTCGACCGAGGAGGTCGAGGAGGCGGCGGTCGAGGAATCGACCGACCTCAAGGAGCGCCAGGAGAAGCTCTCCGACGACGTCGACTCCGTACTGGACGAAATCGACGACGTCTTGGAGGAGAACGCCGAGGATTTCGTGAGGTCGTTCGTCCAAAAGGGCGGCCAGTGA